The genomic stretch AGTCCACGGCTCCTAGTACTTTGGTGCCGGATTTCCAAGCATAGTGGGAGAACCACGGAGCCCAGTCTAGTGTTTTCTGAAAGAAGAAATAGCCCAAATGATTAAAATTATAGGAGGAAAACTTTTAGTcatagaaacttttttaaatttgaatgatcCTGATGATGCTGCTAAATTTTAATGATCCTAATGATGCTGCTGCCCAAGACATATGGGTGACGCTAATCATTTAACATCAAGTGAACCTTCTGCTTGTTTGTctgctattacataaaaaaaaagctgaCTAGAACATTAACAAAACAttagaagttaaaaaaaaaactaatcattATCAGTACCAGTTCAAAAGTGAAAAGAAAAGTGAAAAGTTAATTGTACAGAAAGGGTAATTCACAAAAGAATAATTTCTCGTAGTTGTACTTAGGGTAAAAGTTggataaatgtcaaaataataattttatggcTTTGTAGGCAGGATGCTCAATACAATGTAATATTTCCAACAATTGTACCATTATGTGTATTCTGAAACTTAGTCTATTCTATTCTGTTTAAAGGTTGGAAAGAGTTATAGCAAAGCAACTTAATAACTAACTTGAAAATCACAATTTTTTACAGGTTCACCATAGTTGGCCTACACAAATGAGGTAATACGCAATATGCTGCTGTGTAGATTACTAATGCGCAGAATTGACTGTGAACATGCTAAATAAGGTGTAAACAAGTATTAGTCATCATAACTATTATATTCTTAGTCCTTGACATTCTAAGAAAAACGATAAATGTACgaaagaataaataattatctagcTAGAAATCGATGGTGAAACCTATGCGAGTTTCACCTAACTAGATAATTGTGAAATTAGTTAGTGGAATCTTACCGGATCAACAGTTTCTTCATGCTTCGGTGCAGCATCTAATTGGCTCACATTTTGCTGCTCCATCACCTCTTCAACTCCATCGCTGAAATGCAGCAGTTTGATTCGTCTGTTAACCGTAATGTCAGTCTGGTCACTAGGCATATCGAGTTTGCTCGCCATTTCTCATTAATTTTATCAAGAATCGCTGCAAAAATTTACGATACTTCCAAACAACTCAACTATTTACGAATTTTACGACATCTCCGTCGTTGTTTATTTTcgttccttttttttttaaacagtgaaATCATACTCTGTTATAGTAACCGTTTACCTCGTTtcaaacttgtttcaaactaagATATCAGCGTTATAAACAAAATCTCAAACTAGTTCCCGGTGCAGTCCACCCATTTATAAACCTCATATTACTAGAGGAACCGACCGACCTTGCTTGACAGCGTGACCGAAAGTGAatctcttattagtctgtggAAAGTGAGATGGGCCTGctgtgtaaatttgtaaatgCTCTGTGTGTGAGTTTTAGAGTTAATGCCGAAAGTggcgaaagtttctcgatgagggctacaccgctacggtatagatgtcgctagtgtcactgcttaagtggctaaataagaaacaattacagttttagagtttgtgaaatgaaaagttgctaaatgaaacaggttgccaaacgttacgttgcgaaaagagAGTACTCTGCTCCGATACCCTAGTAGACATGTTACGACCAGTCTCACcgatatagctcttgccacacgAACACAGAATCATGTATACCCCGggaccactcaggggctccttatccttcggcgatcGCACCAACTGTCtaagctgcatatgaggacggaaaatcgacttgatgctatgtcttcggcgtaacaagtgcCCGATTTTATCCGTTATCCCCTTAATGAACGGAAAATATATCGGAAGCCTCTCAGCTCCCACTGGTCTTTGACGAGCCGACACTTTCGCCATACGGTTGTACTGCCTCCAGTTAtacccattgctttccaaaacTTGTCTCACATGACCCTGTTCACGATCCACAAATCTCGGATCACAAATACTATtactacttttattattattatttatactatttaatacgagagcgaaagggacgttacgatacgaacttcgagtttcgagtttcatagcaGCCCTGCAGGAAGTACAagatcaataattatttttattaagtaagttCCGTTCCGTAACCTTTTGTGACCGCCAtacgtcaaattcaaaatattacaCTCTTTGTTGCTAGGCAAGGCAGcgaacatgaaactttaaaaGCGAACCTTCACAAGGCTACACTTGATACTTGAATACTTtcgttagtttttatttttttcagtatgttgcaccaattataatcaattgatttttcgtatagtagtagctaatactatttgcaatttatatgattttttacatagttttaccctaaaaaaaacttgttaaaaaaaggtgtcaaaaaataaatggtaatgttttatttttattttcacgtataaaatatttataaaactgtAGGGTTTACTCCCACAATAACTACGTAactgtgtttttgtttcaatgctttagctgctatggctcaggagaaaaacgagtttgaaaaaaaaaatgttcaggaaacacatttttgatattatttttatctctGTGAGagttcaagatagagggctgacagttggagtgattactagtaatgaggcgacaaacaattgacattcaccaattcaactattcctcacaggggccacatgtccttccttagcctgctaaaccgtttaaacatcaacatctacaaaaagtcgaaatatctcccAACGGTTGCATTTTCATTAGACCCTTTTCTTTAGAATGTCTTAAGTTCCCCTATattataaagtactctgtggtcTTAAGTGCCCTACGTGTGTTAGTATAGTACGTCACAcacagatccgttcatatcttaaccTTTTTTACGcataacataggtacttaccgaAACGTTTCGGTGATTACCAGTTGTGaaacatcactatttatgagatgtaAAACAGTTAATACATAAAACTTCATTTTAATAACTTGGTTTAATAATTAGAGTATAGAATTGTGgcttatttttttggagtcgcgctgtcatcgttcatccaccattacctctcatatttcattttctagaatttttttaccgtacaacggcaaaaactactagacactggcaaaattgtcctccgatggacagagccatatttttttaaagaaacaacaacaacaattagaGTATAGTATAGTTTgatatagatggcgctgtacagagccatattttttaaagaaacaacaagaACAAGATGGCGCTGTTCAAACCTTCCTAAATGTTTCTTCTGTCATACAAACAAGTAAAGGACACAAgctaatttcaataataatatttcttacCTTTGGCAATGTCAGTGTCAGTCAGTTCAGTGTGTGTTATGTCTATCTATGTCAGTCATGTCGGTTTTCTGTCTTCTGTCTGGTCTGTCATTGATTTCATTATAACAAGCTATGTTTTGTAGGTAtatgcgtttttatttttatattttccgTCCTGCCTTCTTATCTCgctgagaaataaataatattttttaacagttaACAGTGACTTGAAGTAAAATTCCAATATGGATAGATTCTGTCGTGGTTGCTTGGTGCGGTACGATGAACCAGCGGAACTCATACAATATACCGAAAAAAACAGACGATTGTTTGTTTACTCCACCGGTTTGCAGGTAGGTCTTCTATTATTATTCGTTACTAAGCTTTTAGCGGTAATACATTCGTGCTTACCTTTTTAGGGTCCGTATCAAAAATGGAAAACAGAAAActttgtagtttcgccatgtacgtctgtctgtctgtccccgGCTTAGCTCACTAACTATAAACACGTAGTAGAAAGTGTATGACATGGGTATTCATAATAATCACGCCGATAAAGTGGTACTCTTTAGTTCTGAAgttaaagaaacatttatttgaattaaatcACACACTAGCATTAGAtgaaatcattaaaaattatacCATTATTATActtctgaatattttttttttaaccttaatACTTTAggttatgattgattttttggagtctttgtattttttgtatttacaatTTAGTATATAGGGTTTTACATAGTCTATGCTATCCATGGCATGccaaaatatttcaggattttgcTTTAAACTATTGTGTGTATAAAATCATTAagagattaaaaataacaatgtgtCTGCCTAATTCGTTAACCTTCTAAGTCCATTTTtgactaaattaataaaaattagtaTTTAGCAGGTTATTGTGTTAAAGGTTAAATTGAATATAGGACTTAGCAGTTATTAGACTTAAATTGAGTATGCTGGAGAAAATAGccataatattttgtttcttattattttacaataaaaccaATTCAGCcagtaataaaaattgtatttagtgTTGATCAatcactaataattattaacttaCACCTAAAATAGACTCTTTTTACTAAACAATCAGCAATAGGTAATTAACAAGCAAATAATgattaaaatatatgttctcgatgttaaataatatatagaaCAATGAGAAATAACACAATAAATTTACCCTGTTGATAATTTTCTGTTGTCATACTCAAATAAACCGAATTTTCAGTAAAACATTGCATGACGCACCAGCACGTGGCATCCCGAATAACTGTCAGTGCATAACTGAGGCCCGAACTGGACTTAGCAGATTTTCTCTGTTAACCTCCACACAGCAGTTTTTTGGGCATACGATTTGACACTTATTTTATGCTGATATCTCCGTTATTCCTTTACCAAATGGCAGAGAATGGTGTGCACTTTCTGACAAGTATGAAAAGTAATTTTCGCCCAAAAGTGGACTTAGCAGGTTAACGAATTAGGTTGATGATTATGAAAGGTTAAAATAAGAATTACTCTGTTCTGTTTTCCTTCTTAAAGGTAAAACGTAATGACGCGTTCACATTCCAACTGTGCAAAGACTGCTACCTCAATATGAAAGTGGCGTGTAGCTTCAAGAAACAGTGCCGGGGCTCTGATAAGAAGTTGAAAAGTTACTTAGCACTGAAGGATATGGGCGAGACTATGGACTTGAGTGCATACCTGAAGAATAATGATGATTCTTGGATGTATCGGTAGGAGAACCGTTTATGTTATATGAACCGAATAAAGTCCTGAGTGGATTAACCAACATGACCAaatgactttattattatttaaatatagttTCATTTACCCACCTTTCACTTTAGCAGGCATTAGCGGTCCCCAAAGGTAAAAGCCTCCATCTTTATTCACTTTTTTTGTCTGTAGCAATATTCATCCGAAGTCATAGATCCATCGTTTTTGCCTTCCAACACTTCTTTTCCCTACTTGGCCACACGATTTTGTGTGATATCATTGTAAATgtgtattatatattatgtacagtcaaacaaactgattcacataccttttaataatcaatttcactatgatttccttgacaaaagtatgggatgccaacatgacattagtggcACAAAGGTTCCCCTGTGGCACATGATTTGGTTTGTTCAACTGTATGTTACTCTTAAGTAAGTAGGCTTCGGGAAAGATGTGTTATATATAACTGTATGTATCTCTATATTTTCCAGATTTCCTATGTTGTATGGCAGCAGTACTCCACACCAAAAACCTAAAGAAGATGATACCGGTATGAGTCAAAACAACCTCAATTGAAGCATTAATAAGAAAAGTCTTGTACTATAAATGCCTTTTCTCTTTCAGAATCCTCATCAAGCATACGTAACTTCATGACAGACATCATGCCAGAAACTGATCTACTAGAGACAGAGGCTCGCATCATCAAGGAGGTCATCGAAGAGGATGCTGATGTGCTGGATGAGTCACTGGACTCGCACTGGCTGCAAGATGATGTATCTATAGATACTAACTTTAAGCTGgattttaggtaagtatagCTAAATTAAAAGAACTAAGTAGATGTTAACTATTGCTTGCCAATGGAGTATTCTACTCTGTTTGAAACAGTACTGGAATATTGATTCCTCTTTACAGTTTCAGCCCATTTTCTACCCCGCGAGTGGGAAATAATGCAACATACTCTCCAAAAAAATTGGCACAGCATAAGCCAGCCGAGAAACAAAATGAACAAGAACATAACTATGCTTTAAGTAATAATGCTTTAGATATGCCTGATATAAATACCAGCTCTATTAATAATGATTTAATTCCAAGTCAAAAAGAAAATGGCTCTATTTACGAAACAGCAATTGAAAAATTAAAGGTAGTTGATGATATTATCAATCATAAAATTGTAGATACCGATATTAAGTTGGAATgtgatgataatttaaataatatagacaAGATTCCAGAGCAGCAATGTATAATAGACAAAAATTTAGAAGAAGCGCTGAAAAATTCTAATAATAACGAATTTTTCTTGGATGAATTACTTGTTTCACCTCAAGGTAATCATTTGcaatgtaaatttattttaattgtgtaatttaaaaaacagtACATATAATAATGAAGTGGAATTATTTTTCAGTTATCCCGGGTATAAAAACGCCACCGACGCCATtgataaacaatattttatttggcGAAAAACTAGATATGGGTGAAACCAGTAACAGTGAACACAAATATGCACCAGGAGATCTTATAGAAAGTTATGAAGATGTCATATGTCATATAGAAAATTATATAGATGTGAAAATGGATGAATTAGGAGTAGACGAGTACAAGACTGAAAGCATTGTTGAAGATACACAGACAGGTAAAAACCAAACGCTTCCGGAAAGCAACGATCCAATTAATGCAACGAATTTTTACTGTAAAATGTGCAGCAAAAAGTTTAATACCCTGCGACAATTGAAGCGACATGCGGATTTACATTTAAGGAGATATACATGTGATTTTTGTGGAATGCAATCTAATGACAAAACCAATTTTGCAAGGCATGTTCAGAAGCATTTGGTGAGTATACAATGTTTTACTTTAGACTATCATCGCggtcattattaattttatgataggcgcatgcaactgtgccgaaatatcgagcttctctaaaatcaaggtacgcggaacaaaacccgaatttaaaacataaaattatggTGAGTATGTTAGAAATATTtccatttttacaagttttttatttacttacagtgGTTGTTGTGTGTATGTAAGTGTTGTGGTTCTCAAACATGCAAACTATCTTTCGACCACTTTCTAGTAGTCTATTTATTGATCTGAAAGGCATACATACCTGTGTAAATCTGGCAATAATACAACAATctggtatgttttgaaaatgattgtcttttttttacagCTCATAAAACCACAAGATTACGAATGTGAGGAATGCAAGCTGCAATTCTCTTCAGAAACTACTCTTCGGAAGCATAAAGCAGCCCACTCAGGTCAAGCACTCATTAAAATTCCTAACGTAAAGGTATTTTTGTCCTATTTATgtcaaaaaactcaaaaaaagtagGAAATTAAACGATAGCGTCTTTCTTTGCAACTGTAACATTTTTGGCGCAAAATCCTTGAACATACCCAAAAGGTgctaacggaaccctattactgagtctccgctgtctgtctgtctgtccgtccatctaccacagggctctatctctttaGCCGTAATTGCTAGGCACTTTAAATTTTCAGACTATGTATTACTGTCATGTGGCCGTAACAAcgaatacttaaaataaaataaagattaaaacaaacgaagtgacgtggaagttgcaggtggtaggaccttgtgcaaggtccgcccggattgctaccaccatcttgttcgctaattaaaacattaatcctgccgtgaagcagcagtgcttgtactgctgtgtttcggcgtggagagtaagacagccggtggaattactggcacttgaggtatcccatcttaggcctctaggttggcaacgcatctgcaatacccctggtatgtttgccatccagttgaataaaaaaaaagtgacgtgctctgtacgccagagacaaaccagcgacaaatcaacttaatttttaactccATTGAAGAAGgtttaatttcgagttgaatgttggtcatgtatagatgaaTTATGTTGccagttatatattttttattttattcaaacgcAAATTGTATATTTCAGAAGTTTATATGTACGGAATGCGCGTTTTCCTGCGACAAAGCCAGTAATTTCAAAATCCACATGAAGAGACATGAGAAAACATTCTCGTTCACCTGCACTGAGTGTGGCAAAGGTTATTACAGGCGTTCGGAGTTGGTTATACATATGAGGTAACTAGCTGATACCCGCGACTGTTtgtgtagaatttgtttatcgtcCTGCGGGAACTCAACTTTCcaggatgaaaactatccttcCCTGAGCGTCAAATTacaatataccaaattttatctggATCGGTTGAACGGTTCAAATTTGAATGTGACTGTTAGGTATTACgtaatttatattatgtatattggCCCTTTGCAAATCATACTTAAAAATACACCTAGACGacaaattagtttttctttatagATGAATTTGTGTTTGTGGTATAATTAATGGTAGTATTAAATCTGCATATTTCAGATACCATACGGGAGAAACTCCATTCAAGTGTACTTTCTGTGACCGCGGCTACCCGAGAAGAGACGCTCTCACTCGGCACATCAAGGCCAACCATTTAGGTACGGTGTTTAGGTGCTTCTCACTATTCTACGTTTAAGTGTTTTTACGCCTTTAAAAGCGCAATAATATCCCAGCATTATAAACATAGCAGTACCACCACAcgtatatgtaggtacagtcgctatcaaatatttcggagctaCCAAGGTGGTCAACCGGTGGaggcaagtggcgagttgtcgttcattgtggcgttctaagggggaggcctttgttcagcagtggacgtcttctggctgatgatgatgatgaaggtggtcaaaaatatcgatacatgaactctaatcctactatcctactatcataatcctactaatattagaaatgtgaaagtttgtgagtgagtgagtatgtttgttacttcttcacgctgaaacggctagacggatttagatgaaatttggcaaaaagttagtttatatcctggattaaaacataggatacttttaatcccgatattcccacgggatagggataaaatctcgaaataacaaccgctgggcttagagatattaaatttagtgtgtaggtagatggacgtctggaataacacataagctactttttatcccgatgttcccacgggatagggataaaatcttgaactaataaccgctgggctacagtcattaaatttGGGATGTAGATAGCTACCATGAGCTTGACAGTATATATAGGCCGATGAGAtgaacaatatatttttttatttcagataaacCATTTGCCTGTGAATATTGCAAAAGTCGGTTCGTGAACATGACTAACTTGAAGAACCACCACAAGAAATCAAAAAATTGCAGCAAAACCAGAGATAAAATTGCCATTGACCAAGACAAGATTAACGAAGAAGAGTCATCCCAGTTTTTAATTACTGAAACTATAGTGAATAGTATGAAAGATTCTTAATATGGAAATataaagactgtccacgataaaatccgggttattatgtagtttcacaaccactaattactttaaaaaaaagtgctgcttgaaaatttgcattcattacaaagatacactagatcaggcatgcccggattttatcgtggacagtctttagGCCTTTATCACACGGTCGCCACACGTCACAGCCAAAATTGTACCGTcttatggtgattttccaccggcggcgaggcgagacgggaattgaaatttgtatgcattctcgcgcgcccgccgcgagccgccgcgggcgccgccatacaattttcaattctcgtctcgcctcgcctgTGGAAAACCACttttatactttgtttttttttaagcattagaaagaaggtaagcgatcttgtagtgtctttttattgaaaatcacttgaaaaataagtcacggcaaatatgtaataattagcaaggacatatgatcatttaagTACATGCTTTTGCTGGTATTATACATAAGTGATAGTTtctgtttttttaaacgtttttcaataaaaagactcgtcaagattgtttaccctttttctaatcctaaaaaaaaacgaagtataagcgTCGCACGCAGTATATAGAGTTGCATATAAATAAAGATTCTACTCTGCCTTTCctagtgaaggttggcagtcagctccgcatatctctCACGATGGCGAGGTTGAAAAGCTCCGCTGCACTTGTGACTCCAGTCCATTCCCGGATGTTACGCTATCACGATTTCTTCCAGCGCCCGGCAGCTCTTTTTCTAGCCACGTTGCCCATGCCCTTGATTATCAATTACAGGAGTTCATGTCTGAAGTGCCTAAGCACATGCCCTGTGCTATGATTATAGGAAAGATTCTACAGTCAAAGTGAAACCATAGCATAATATACTGCAGCGGGATGCGGTGAAAGTGCGATAACCGCCTaaggaaactttttttttgatcaaaaatttaGGTTTGTCAAAATTCCTCGTTAATTTCTACTATAACggcagcggcgcggcgagcgctTCGTTTTCTCTGCTTTACTGTGCTGCTAGGTAACCACGCTGCAACGAGCATCTCGGCCGCGCAATGtaacagtcaaggaaactgaatcaggtaccagtggaaccttttcataaaaattttcgctatgatttttttggcagatgtatggcatgttaacatgacattataatagtagcacaaaggttccaccttgtaCCTACGtcattcagtttcttcgactgtacgcTCGTCGTTTCGCTGCCCTCCGGCGTCCAGTCCACGGCCTTAATCGTAAAGAGTAAAAACTAAATGGGAGAAGCACTATCTTCGTAACTGCCacgtttttggcataaaatgtttaaacattCATAAACTTTCTATTCTACTGTTTTATGTCGTTTACAGCAATAAgcggtcacatttttttaatgtaaaaatgctaataataagtattacagcgcagacgaatccaatgatattTGTCAAAACTGTCCAAGCCATTTACACTGTATATTATAAACGAGTTTGAGTTGAGTCGATTGGATTGTTACTCGTACACTGAATCTTGTCATGTATACAATGGCGTCTTATCATGTATACACCGGCGTCTTGTCATGTATACACCGGCGCCTCGTCGTATATACACCGGTCATTGCGTAAATCGGTAGCAGTGTGTGTAATCGTTCACCTTTTATTCCTTTAGCTCTAGCAGGGAACAGACGGATATGCCCGCTTGCATACAAGTCAACTGCCGATCACCCGTCGGGTGAAAATTTGTTTACTTAATTCATAATGACTGGGTTGTTATTATTACTGTTAAAATCTACTTTTATAAACGATTTATAaccaaatattttgttttaattacgaATGGTTTTCTACTCTTTAATAGATACTCCTACAGGTTCTTcctttacataaataaaaagcgGGTAGTCGTCAACACTtgattatatttcaaataagttcttcaggtaaataaaaaaatacaaaacgtaTTGTGATTGGCGGACTCCAATATTGAAAACTTGGCTAtgtatgatttaattttaaatgcattTACTATATTTTTAGTACATGACGTTGTGGATTTAGAAATTATCTATCATGCGTGGATAGATAAACAACACTTAATAACTAGTTTCACAGCACAGGCATCAACATACAGAATGGTAGGATTTATAACTTCATTATTCAAGTTGACTCGTCACTTGCAGCTTTACATTTTAGATTTTTAGCAGCCATAACTTCGGAAATGGTTAGCAATTCGAATGCTACTGTAGTTGTTTATGAGTGTCGCTAATTACTTATAAGGTCAAAATCATgtcataaaaatgaaaaaagtcgaagatttaaatttaaatcagaGCCCAAAAACTTTAATATAACTTGCTACCAAATTAGTTAATTAAGATACCTTTGCCAATAACACCCAATTACCTTAAAACCAGagctttcaagattttattattgCCATGAAAGGCTTTATGGGCTTACGCGCGAGCGATCGCATTCagtctctttctaccttcatctTACTCGTACACCGTAGAAAGAAGtggcgaaaacgattgtgattccgaatgcattagacaataagggaatcctagttcaggcactTGTTGTGAATATTTATCTTACAGTATGTTTCAGTTCTTAGTTAAAAATGACGTAAACTgagtttttttgaataaattattattataaactaggtAGATACGTTATAGAATAAGAACTCAGTTTCTATATGCTGCAACCGAAACATAACTGCCTCGATAGATAAAATAACATTCTGCAGTTGAAGCCGTCCAAGTAACACGTACACAATTACTGACACTATCTATAACTAGAATATATCTATAAATGTATTACATAAACAGGAAAACTTATAACTTTCAACGGTTGGACCCATTAACACTAAGAGCGAGTAACTGATTATATTTTCTGTTTCCATTACATCATTTATAAATGGTAATTTTTCGAACAAACTTTTAACACAGTttacattattatcattaagtGCAAATGGGATCCAAAATGttgataaaatatgtaattaattttgctTTCTAACTAGATTATGTGATGTAGAACATGTCATAGTGGTACATCTAACTATATCTCAAATGTCAAGTCATTATTGTAGTGTCCGTGATTTAATTTTCAACAATGCTTGATCTAGTGTGGTTGGCTCACAAAAAACAAATCAACCATTACAAGTgcattaaacaataataacgAATTGAATTcgattacttaaataaatagataaacgaTTTTGATACAACTAACATAATCCTACTTACACTAACAAAACAtggtgaaacaaaaaaataacgtgtGCATCAATCgattaaacattataaataaaatatcgacGCACGTCCTAAACCTAAAGTCTTACCACTGGGTACTGCACCACTCACGGCCTGTCGTGAGATGGCCGAATAAGATTAGTTTCTTGTTGCAATTTGATTAGCGATTCATTGGAGCATGCTTAGGCCGATACTATTGTGGTTTCAGAGTAGAAAAGTTATTGATTACTCATATGTTGATGTAATCAAACTTTTTAGACTCTAGAGTGCAGTATCAAATGTAACAGGGGTGATAACACCAATCAATTGATTTACTTGTTATAAGCTTTGTATGTTGCCACATCAATCGActgtttttttgttctaaaacaACGAAAGACGTAATTTTGCAGTttgaaaat from Choristoneura fumiferana chromosome 7, NRCan_CFum_1, whole genome shotgun sequence encodes the following:
- the LOC141429397 gene encoding protein FAM177A1, with protein sequence MASKLDMPSDQTDITVNRRIKLLHFSDGVEEVMEQQNVSQLDAAPKHEETVDPKTLDWAPWFSHYAWKSGTKVLGAVDYAGETLASFFGITTPKYQIEIDEHERVTEEKKKMDEESAGWVPKNAGGDIPLVLNEPLKEIEKPADV
- the LOC141429572 gene encoding uncharacterized protein, which encodes MDRFCRGCLVRYDEPAELIQYTEKNRRLFVYSTGLQVKRNDAFTFQLCKDCYLNMKVACSFKKQCRGSDKKLKSYLALKDMGETMDLSAYLKNNDDSWMYRFPMLYGSSTPHQKPKEDDTESSSSIRNFMTDIMPETDLLETEARIIKEVIEEDADVLDESLDSHWLQDDVSIDTNFKLDFSFSPFSTPRVGNNATYSPKKLAQHKPAEKQNEQEHNYALSNNALDMPDINTSSINNDLIPSQKENGSIYETAIEKLKVVDDIINHKIVDTDIKLECDDNLNNIDKIPEQQCIIDKNLEEALKNSNNNEFFLDELLVSPQVIPGIKTPPTPLINNILFGEKLDMGETSNSEHKYAPGDLIESYEDVICHIENYIDVKMDELGVDEYKTESIVEDTQTGKNQTLPESNDPINATNFYCKMCSKKFNTLRQLKRHADLHLRRYTCDFCGMQSNDKTNFARHVQKHLLIKPQDYECEECKLQFSSETTLRKHKAAHSGQALIKIPNVKKFICTECAFSCDKASNFKIHMKRHEKTFSFTCTECGKGYYRRSELVIHMRYHTGETPFKCTFCDRGYPRRDALTRHIKANHLDKPFACEYCKSRFVNMTNLKNHHKKSKNCSKTRDKIAIDQDKINEEESSQFLITETIVNSMKDS